In Anaerostipes hadrus ATCC 29173 = JCM 17467, a single genomic region encodes these proteins:
- a CDS encoding hemolysin family protein — translation MEGFTPSVLMMIILAVIIGFAVGCFFMKQREKIKEAKKKLHTSEQEHEEDEDNEYEEEIMNIVNEGHEQGAIMEGEARMITNIFEFGDKDVTDVMTSRKKIDAIDVNMSVEKALNYMLDEPYSRYPLYEDDIDNIVGVLYLKDVIDAYLNQKEATLSDIAREPFFVHQTMNLSVLFQEMQTKKIHMAIVIDEYSQTEGIVSMEDMLEVIVGNILDEYDVEDRNITKIGWADIYLVRGSTRLEELEDTLGIEFDVEDIETLNGFLIDQLGHLPEDNEEIEIIYQGYSFKSVDIHDNMIRQVKVEKRKRKEEEDVRTQ, via the coding sequence ATGGAAGGATTTACTCCCTCGGTGCTTATGATGATCATTTTAGCAGTTATCATCGGATTTGCAGTTGGGTGTTTTTTCATGAAACAAAGAGAGAAGATCAAAGAAGCAAAGAAAAAACTGCACACATCAGAACAAGAACATGAAGAGGATGAAGACAATGAATATGAAGAAGAAATCATGAACATTGTTAACGAAGGACATGAGCAAGGTGCGATCATGGAAGGGGAAGCCCGCATGATCACGAATATTTTCGAATTTGGAGATAAAGATGTTACAGATGTTATGACATCAAGAAAGAAGATTGATGCGATTGATGTAAACATGTCCGTAGAGAAAGCATTAAATTATATGTTAGATGAGCCATATTCAAGATACCCATTATATGAAGATGACATTGATAACATTGTAGGAGTGCTTTATTTAAAAGATGTGATCGATGCATATCTTAATCAGAAAGAAGCAACACTTTCTGATATTGCAAGAGAGCCGTTTTTTGTTCATCAGACGATGAATTTATCGGTGCTTTTTCAGGAGATGCAGACCAAGAAGATTCATATGGCGATCGTTATTGATGAATATAGCCAGACAGAAGGTATTGTATCTATGGAAGATATGTTAGAGGTCATAGTAGGGAATATTTTAGACGAATATGATGTCGAAGACCGTAATATCACCAAGATCGGATGGGCAGATATCTATCTTGTACGTGGAAGTACGAGACTGGAAGAACTTGAGGATACATTAGGAATCGAATTTGACGTTGAAGATATTGAGACACTCAATGGATTTTTAATTGATCAGCTGGGACATTTACCAGAAGACAATGAAGAAATAGAAATTATCTACCAAGGATATTCCTTTAAATCTGTTGATATTCATGACAACATGATTAGACAGGTAAAGGTAGAAAAAAGGAAAAGGAAGGAAGAAGAAGATGTCAGGACACAGTAA
- a CDS encoding YebC/PmpR family DNA-binding transcriptional regulator — MSGHSKFANIKHKKEKNDAKKGKIFTVIGREIAVAVKEGGPDPDNNSRLRDVIAKAKANNMPNDTIERGIKKAAGDADSVNYEQITYEGYGPSGVAIIVDTLTDNKNRTASNVRNAFTKGNGNVGTPGCVSYMFEKKGQIIISKEECEMDADDLMMMALDAGAEDFNEEDDSFEVLTTPEDFSAVREALEKEEIPMADASVTMIPGTMVELTSEEDIKSIQKTLDLLDEDDDVQEVYTNWDE; from the coding sequence ATGTCAGGACACAGTAAATTTGCGAACATCAAACACAAAAAAGAAAAAAATGATGCGAAAAAAGGAAAGATTTTCACAGTCATTGGAAGAGAAATTGCAGTAGCCGTTAAAGAGGGTGGACCAGATCCAGACAACAATAGCAGATTACGTGATGTCATTGCAAAAGCAAAAGCAAACAATATGCCAAATGACACGATCGAACGTGGTATCAAAAAAGCTGCCGGAGATGCAGATTCTGTTAATTATGAGCAGATTACATATGAAGGATATGGACCAAGCGGAGTTGCGATCATCGTAGATACATTAACAGATAACAAAAACCGTACAGCATCTAATGTAAGAAATGCTTTCACAAAAGGAAATGGTAACGTAGGAACACCAGGATGTGTATCTTATATGTTCGAGAAGAAAGGACAGATCATCATTTCTAAAGAAGAATGTGAAATGGATGCAGACGATCTTATGATGATGGCATTAGATGCCGGAGCAGAAGACTTCAACGAAGAAGACGACAGCTTTGAAGTATTGACAACACCAGAAGACTTCAGTGCAGTCAGAGAAGCTTTAGAGAAGGAAGAAATCCCTATGGCAGATGCCAGTGTAACAATGATCCCTGGTACTATGGTCGAACTTACAAGTGAAGAAGATATTAAGAGTATTCAGAAAACATTAGATCTTCTTGATGAGGATGACGATGTGCAAGAAGTTTATACAAACTGGGATGAATAA
- a CDS encoding O-acetylhomoserine aminocarboxypropyltransferase/cysteine synthase family protein, whose product MSHYDLETKCLHSGYTPKKGEPCALPIYQSTTFKYDTTDEMGQLFDLKAEGYFYTRLQNPTNDAVAAKIADLEGGVAGLLTSSGQAANFYAIFNICEAGDHVVAASTIYGGTFNLLGVTLKKLGIDCTFVDTDASAEEIAAAFKPNTKVLFAETIANPALVILDIEKFAKVAHEHEVPLIVDNTFATPINCRPFEWGADIVTHSTTKYMDGHAVQVGGAIIDSGHFDWDAYGHKYHGLTEPDESYHGVVYTKQFGKKAYITKATTQLMRDLGSIPSPENCFLLNLGLETLPLRVERHCENAQKVAEFLDAHEKVSHVIYAGLPDDKYHELAQKYMDEGRTCGVISFELTGGRDAAVRFMDSLKLANIATHVAASKTMVLHPASHTHRQMNDEQLREAGVSPGMIRLSVGIESAKDIINDLKEALENA is encoded by the coding sequence ATGAGTCATTATGATTTAGAAACAAAATGTCTTCATTCTGGTTACACTCCTAAGAAAGGAGAACCATGTGCACTTCCTATTTATCAGAGTACTACTTTCAAATATGATACAACCGATGAAATGGGACAGTTATTTGATCTGAAAGCAGAAGGATATTTCTATACGCGTCTTCAGAATCCTACGAACGATGCTGTAGCTGCCAAAATTGCTGATCTTGAAGGAGGTGTTGCAGGGCTTCTTACTTCTTCTGGACAGGCTGCAAACTTCTATGCGATCTTTAATATCTGTGAAGCTGGAGATCATGTTGTTGCAGCTTCTACGATCTATGGTGGAACATTTAACCTTCTGGGTGTTACATTAAAGAAACTTGGAATTGACTGTACATTCGTTGATACTGATGCAAGTGCTGAAGAAATTGCTGCTGCATTCAAACCGAATACCAAAGTTTTATTTGCAGAGACAATTGCAAACCCTGCACTTGTCATTCTTGATATTGAGAAATTTGCAAAGGTTGCCCATGAACATGAAGTTCCATTGATCGTTGATAATACTTTTGCAACACCGATCAACTGTCGTCCTTTTGAATGGGGTGCTGACATCGTCACACATTCAACAACAAAATATATGGATGGACACGCCGTTCAAGTTGGCGGTGCAATCATTGACAGCGGACACTTTGACTGGGACGCTTATGGACACAAATATCATGGTCTTACTGAACCTGATGAATCTTACCATGGTGTCGTTTATACAAAACAATTTGGAAAGAAAGCCTATATCACAAAAGCTACAACACAGCTGATGCGTGACCTTGGTTCCATTCCATCCCCTGAAAACTGTTTCTTATTAAATCTTGGATTAGAAACACTACCTTTGCGTGTAGAACGTCATTGTGAAAATGCTCAGAAAGTCGCTGAATTCTTAGATGCTCATGAAAAAGTATCTCATGTTATTTATGCCGGACTTCCTGATGATAAATATCATGAACTAGCACAAAAATATATGGATGAGGGAAGAACCTGTGGTGTTATTTCCTTTGAACTGACTGGTGGACGTGATGCTGCAGTACGTTTTATGGATAGCTTAAAATTAGCGAACATCGCAACTCATGTTGCTGCATCAAAAACAATGGTTCTTCACCCAGCAAGTCATACACATCGCCAGATGAATGATGAACAGTTAAGAGAAGCTGGTGTTTCTCCTGGAATGATCCGTTTATCCGTTGGAATTGAAAGTGCAAAAGATATTATCAATGATCTGAAAGAAGCACTTGAGAATGCATAG
- a CDS encoding iron-sulfur cluster assembly scaffold protein — MIYSHEVEQMCTVAQGVNHGAAPIPEEAKWVKAKDVTDISGLTHGIGWCAPQQGGCKLTLNVKEGIIQEALVETIGCSGMTHSAAMASEILPGRTILEALNTDLVCDAINTAMRELFLQIVYGRTQSAFSEEGLPIGAGLEDLGKGLRSQVGTMYGTLKKGPRYLEMAEGYVTGIALDADDEIIGYQFVNFGRMMDFIKAGDDAQTALDKAKGQYGRVDDAVKIIDPRKE; from the coding sequence ATGATTTATTCACATGAAGTAGAACAAATGTGTACAGTAGCTCAGGGTGTAAACCATGGAGCTGCCCCAATTCCTGAAGAAGCAAAATGGGTAAAAGCGAAAGATGTAACAGACATCTCAGGATTAACACATGGTATTGGTTGGTGTGCACCTCAGCAGGGAGGATGTAAATTAACTCTTAACGTTAAAGAAGGTATCATCCAGGAAGCATTAGTAGAAACAATCGGATGTTCAGGAATGACACATTCAGCTGCTATGGCATCTGAAATCTTACCAGGAAGAACAATTTTAGAAGCATTGAATACAGACTTAGTTTGTGATGCTATCAATACAGCAATGAGAGAATTATTCTTACAGATCGTATACGGAAGAACTCAGAGTGCATTCTCTGAAGAAGGACTTCCAATCGGTGCTGGTCTTGAAGACTTAGGTAAAGGATTAAGATCTCAGGTTGGTACAATGTACGGAACACTTAAAAAAGGTCCTCGTTACCTTGAAATGGCTGAAGGATACGTTACAGGTATCGCTCTTGATGCTGATGATGAAATCATTGGATACCAGTTTGTTAACTTTGGTAGAATGATGGACTTCATCAAAGCTGGAGACGATGCTCAGACAGCACTTGACAAGGCCAAAGGTCAGTACGGACGCGTTGATGACGCTGTTAAGATTATTGACCCAAGAAAGGAATAG
- a CDS encoding GGGtGRT protein, which yields MALFESYERREKQILAVLKEYGINSIEEAGEITKAAGLDVYAQVEGIQPICFENAKWAYTVGAAIAIKKGCKRAADAAAAIGEGLQAFCIPGSVADQRKVGLGHGNLGKMLLEEETECFAFLAGHESFAAAEGAIGIAEKANKVRQKPLRVILNGLGKDAAQIISRINGFTYVETEMDYYTGEVKEVFRKSYSEGLRAKVNCYGANDVTEGVAIMHKEGVDVSITGNSTNPTRFQHPVAGTYKKECIEQGKKYFSVASGGGTGRTLHPDNMAAGPASYGMTDTMGRMHSDAQFAGSSSVPAHVEMMGLIGMGNNPMVGATVAVAVSIEEAAKAGKF from the coding sequence ATGGCTTTATTTGAATCATATGAAAGAAGAGAAAAACAGATTCTTGCTGTTTTAAAAGAGTATGGAATCAATTCTATCGAAGAAGCTGGTGAAATCACAAAAGCTGCTGGATTAGATGTTTATGCTCAGGTTGAAGGAATTCAGCCAATCTGTTTCGAAAATGCAAAATGGGCTTACACAGTAGGTGCTGCTATCGCAATCAAAAAAGGTTGCAAGAGAGCTGCAGACGCTGCTGCTGCTATCGGAGAAGGTCTTCAGGCATTCTGTATTCCTGGATCTGTAGCTGATCAGCGTAAAGTAGGTCTTGGACATGGTAACTTAGGAAAGATGCTTCTTGAAGAAGAAACAGAATGTTTCGCATTCTTAGCAGGTCACGAATCTTTCGCAGCTGCTGAAGGAGCTATCGGAATCGCTGAAAAAGCAAACAAAGTTCGTCAGAAACCTTTAAGAGTTATCTTAAACGGATTAGGAAAAGATGCTGCACAGATCATTTCCAGAATTAACGGATTTACATATGTTGAAACTGAAATGGATTATTACACAGGTGAAGTTAAAGAAGTATTCAGAAAATCTTACTCTGAAGGATTAAGAGCTAAGGTTAACTGCTACGGTGCTAACGATGTAACAGAAGGTGTTGCAATCATGCACAAAGAAGGTGTAGACGTATCTATCACAGGTAACTCTACAAACCCAACTCGTTTCCAGCATCCAGTTGCAGGTACATACAAAAAAGAATGTATCGAACAGGGTAAAAAATACTTCTCTGTAGCTTCTGGTGGTGGTACAGGACGTACATTACATCCAGATAACATGGCTGCAGGACCAGCTTCTTACGGAATGACAGATACTATGGGACGTATGCATAGTGATGCTCAGTTCGCAGGATCTTCTTCAGTACCAGCCCATGTAGAAATGATGGGATTAATCGGTATGGGTAACAACCCAATGGTAGGAGCTACAGTAGCAGTAGCTGTATCTATTGAGGAAGCTGCTAAGGCAGGTAAATTCTAA
- a CDS encoding tyrosine-type recombinase/integrase yields the protein MSQVLHHFSHDIIKDVEEEKKDHIDFTDEEMQKLWNNLYDVDYVDVLLIQCYSGWRPQELGLLKMENVDLENWFITGGMKTDAGKDRVVPVHPKIRSLIKHRYQEALSLGSEYLINCTDTKTHRSSLKLTYDKYRHRVEKIVNKLELNPEHRAHDGRIQFATMAKDAKVNEYALKRIIGHKIDDLTEKTYTKRKKEWLMEEILKIK from the coding sequence ATGTCGCAAGTGTTACACCATTTTTCGCATGATATTATTAAAGATGTCGAGGAAGAAAAGAAAGATCATATTGACTTCACAGATGAAGAAATGCAAAAATTGTGGAATAACTTATATGATGTAGACTATGTAGATGTGCTACTAATCCAGTGTTATAGCGGATGGCGCCCACAGGAATTAGGCTTGTTAAAGATGGAGAATGTTGATTTAGAAAATTGGTTTATTACTGGCGGTATGAAAACTGATGCTGGAAAAGATCGTGTGGTTCCAGTCCATCCAAAGATTCGCAGCTTAATAAAACATCGTTACCAGGAAGCTTTATCTCTTGGAAGCGAATACTTGATTAATTGTACTGATACTAAAACCCATCGAAGTAGCTTAAAACTCACATATGATAAATATCGACATAGAGTTGAAAAGATTGTTAACAAGCTGGAATTAAATCCAGAACATCGTGCTCACGATGGACGTATCCAATTTGCTACAATGGCAAAAGATGCAAAAGTAAATGAATATGCTCTAAAACGTATCATAGGACATAAAATCGACGACCTCACAGAAAAGACCTATACAAAGAGAAAAAAAGAATGGCTTATGGAAGAGATTCTAAAGATAAAATAG
- a CDS encoding XkdQ/YqbQ family protein has protein sequence MIQPSDRLYIYANVGHGDFEVFRGVIWDRDRVTDTEKKVTFTAYDYLIYMMKSQDYFYYKKGLSTKEIVKRICTAWKLKLKYSYGSIKNKRIKPVQKNIGDMIVYVLNKAKSKLSSRYIFTIEGTTVIVKYANTNTTIYKIEEGKNVISIEIKETMDDIVTKIKIYGEAKKKSIPKLASVFKNTSKFGTIQEVMDKDKKEKLSKIKKQAQKKLKSSAKVKYEYIVTAISNPKIKRGDTVYVGCGTAGLKGNKTVKSITHDCVAGTMDVVFY, from the coding sequence TTGATTCAGCCATCAGATCGATTATACATATATGCGAATGTTGGACATGGAGATTTTGAAGTATTTCGAGGCGTGATCTGGGATCGAGACAGGGTTACCGATACAGAAAAAAAGGTAACATTTACAGCCTATGATTACTTGATTTATATGATGAAATCCCAAGACTATTTTTATTATAAAAAAGGTCTCAGCACAAAGGAAATTGTAAAAAGAATCTGTACGGCATGGAAGTTGAAACTGAAATACAGTTACGGATCAATCAAAAACAAAAGGATCAAACCAGTGCAAAAGAACATTGGAGATATGATCGTATATGTGCTGAACAAAGCGAAAAGTAAACTTTCCAGCCGATATATTTTTACGATTGAAGGAACTACAGTGATTGTCAAGTATGCAAATACTAATACAACGATTTATAAGATTGAGGAAGGAAAGAATGTAATCTCCATAGAGATAAAAGAGACAATGGATGATATCGTTACAAAGATAAAGATCTACGGAGAAGCTAAGAAAAAGTCAATCCCTAAACTTGCATCAGTATTTAAGAATACATCGAAGTTTGGTACGATCCAAGAAGTCATGGATAAAGACAAGAAGGAGAAACTTTCAAAAATAAAGAAACAAGCACAAAAGAAATTGAAGAGCAGTGCAAAGGTCAAGTATGAATATATAGTAACGGCGATCAGTAATCCGAAGATAAAACGTGGAGACACCGTTTACGTTGGATGTGGTACCGCTGGACTTAAAGGAAATAAAACAGTAAAAAGTATTACACATGACTGTGTGGCTGGTACGATGGACGTTGTTTTTTACTAA
- a CDS encoding DUF2634 domain-containing protein: MPDNLFPEEYENEEEYFEDEENEGTEEENTEEEEDAGYKPSIFFDFDTGDFVVNHDGKLKEASGFEAWMQWCQKTLMTQRYAHEGYSTDIGIDYESALKADSREEAESILQREIEEALMADPSERTLYVGNITFEWAADDCLVTVQVQGIDGDIEIQTQFESGVV, translated from the coding sequence ATGCCGGATAATCTTTTCCCAGAGGAATATGAAAACGAAGAAGAATATTTTGAAGATGAAGAGAACGAAGGAACTGAGGAAGAAAATACAGAAGAAGAGGAAGATGCAGGTTATAAACCCAGCATCTTTTTTGATTTTGATACTGGAGACTTTGTCGTAAATCACGATGGAAAATTAAAAGAAGCCTCGGGATTTGAAGCTTGGATGCAGTGGTGTCAGAAAACATTAATGACACAACGATATGCACATGAGGGATATTCTACGGATATAGGGATTGACTATGAAAGTGCATTAAAAGCTGACAGTAGAGAAGAAGCAGAAAGCATCTTGCAGAGGGAGATAGAAGAAGCGTTAATGGCTGATCCGTCAGAGAGGACTCTGTATGTTGGAAATATTACTTTTGAATGGGCAGCAGATGATTGTCTTGTAACAGTACAGGTGCAGGGCATTGATGGAGATATAGAAATACAGACACAATTTGAAAGTGGGGTGGTCTAA
- a CDS encoding baseplate J/gp47 family protein: MALEAEELELPDFLNNSSEEEIHEKMLGNLPEDIDKSEGGFPWDFTRPTAIEIAELKEYVLVEVLKSLSPATCEESYILDYHADGRGLVRRESVNASGYVTVTAKAGLVIPLGYGFSTEADDEGNTIDFVTTEEVTVDSLGNAKITIEAAEGGSASNVGVNTIVLHTGDETGELLDEIISVTNEEAVTGGLDEEDDDTLRERIVEYDRSHDISYVGNVADYKRWALSVPGVGAVTVIPAKDDSGIIKIILMDQNGVPASKQIQDAVYDYIMRPDSESDRLAPPNAVLEITAPETVVVNISAVVYLREAEIGDVQNDLKASLQSYLLNVSSNDSAVRISAINSILGAVSGIYDYDSVQINGVSKNVDLESGQMPVLGTVTITEG, from the coding sequence ATGGCATTGGAAGCAGAAGAACTAGAATTGCCAGATTTCTTGAACAATTCGAGTGAAGAAGAAATTCATGAAAAAATGCTTGGTAACCTTCCAGAAGATATTGATAAATCAGAGGGCGGTTTTCCTTGGGATTTTACACGTCCAACAGCGATTGAAATAGCAGAGCTAAAAGAATACGTGCTTGTGGAAGTATTGAAAAGTCTTTCGCCGGCGACTTGTGAAGAGTCTTATATATTGGATTACCATGCTGATGGAAGAGGTCTTGTACGAAGGGAATCGGTAAATGCTTCAGGATATGTTACTGTTACGGCAAAAGCTGGTCTTGTTATTCCTTTAGGATATGGTTTTTCTACAGAAGCAGATGACGAAGGGAATACGATAGATTTTGTAACGACTGAGGAAGTTACGGTCGATTCTCTTGGAAATGCAAAGATTACAATTGAAGCAGCAGAAGGAGGATCTGCAAGCAATGTTGGAGTAAATACGATCGTATTACATACTGGAGATGAGACAGGAGAACTGCTCGATGAAATAATCTCTGTTACAAATGAGGAAGCTGTTACAGGCGGTTTGGATGAAGAGGACGATGATACTTTAAGAGAACGAATTGTTGAGTATGATCGAAGCCATGACATTTCCTATGTTGGGAATGTGGCAGACTATAAACGATGGGCATTGTCAGTTCCCGGTGTTGGTGCAGTTACTGTGATACCAGCAAAAGATGACTCTGGAATAATCAAGATCATCTTAATGGATCAGAACGGAGTACCAGCATCGAAGCAGATTCAAGATGCTGTGTATGATTATATTATGCGTCCAGATAGTGAATCAGATCGCTTAGCACCGCCCAATGCTGTATTAGAGATAACGGCTCCTGAAACAGTAGTAGTTAACATATCAGCTGTGGTTTATTTGAGAGAAGCAGAAATTGGCGATGTGCAGAATGATTTGAAAGCTTCACTTCAGTCATATTTGTTAAATGTTTCATCGAATGATAGTGCGGTTAGAATATCAGCGATCAACAGTATCCTTGGAGCTGTATCAGGTATCTATGATTATGACAGTGTACAAATCAATGGAGTGTCAAAAAATGTAGACCTTGAATCTGGACAAATGCCGGTTTTAGGAACAGTAACAATAACGGAGGGATAA
- a CDS encoding putative phage tail protein — protein sequence MWYKTDLMEQILTSESAKQMIDYVSPIYGKSRIGLWLFQVIGLEIDDVKTICKDIFDQIFVDRATWGLPIWEKEYGITPLPDQTIEQRRTQILQMRIKRPLNPKRFEKIIEALSGVETKLIENTAKNTFQVNLYGEVNNYDEVVRRIDELKPAHLLCDIRVSDVIESETALNYAIVSGSCEYSSSIVSEV from the coding sequence ATGTGGTATAAAACAGACCTTATGGAGCAAATCCTGACGAGTGAAAGTGCAAAACAAATGATTGACTATGTATCGCCGATTTATGGGAAATCAAGAATCGGACTTTGGCTGTTCCAAGTGATCGGACTTGAGATAGATGACGTAAAAACAATATGTAAAGATATATTTGATCAGATATTTGTTGATCGTGCTACATGGGGGCTCCCTATTTGGGAAAAAGAATACGGAATAACGCCGCTTCCAGATCAGACGATTGAGCAGAGAAGAACACAGATTTTGCAAATGAGGATAAAAAGGCCTTTGAATCCTAAAAGGTTTGAAAAGATCATAGAAGCTTTGAGCGGTGTAGAAACAAAGCTCATAGAAAATACAGCAAAAAATACATTTCAAGTCAATCTTTATGGCGAAGTAAATAATTATGATGAAGTAGTAAGAAGAATTGACGAATTGAAACCAGCACATTTATTGTGCGATATTCGTGTTTCAGACGTTATAGAATCAGAGACGGCATTGAATTATGCGATTGTTTCAGGCTCTTGTGAATATTCTTCTTCGATCGTTAGTGAGGTATAA
- a CDS encoding tyrosine-type recombinase/integrase, producing MRDRIISNVLIKMGNRIKKKELDYLENVLVEEFRDVQIKKESTELTEYNDSLRKLKDTFLATLIVENKSNRTIEQYNLHLTQFVDYFTAKEAKDIDATDIRGFLYAYKQSRCISNLSLNNKRSAISSFFSWLADEEYIDKDPTRKIKKIKVTKKKKNAFTADEMERMRIACTDIRDRALIEMLACTGCRVSELSNISLNDVDFLRKKVRIVGKGDKERTVFISDTAMIYLNRYLETRQDNNVALFTSKRFPYDRLQKDGIERVVRDLGRMCNVYAHPHKFRRTLCTNLIMRGMPLQNVAILMGHADINMTAGTYYDASDQMIEYEYIRYAA from the coding sequence ATGCGTGACAGAATTATAAGCAATGTTTTGATTAAAATGGGCAATAGAATCAAGAAAAAAGAGCTAGATTATCTTGAAAATGTGCTGGTAGAAGAGTTCCGAGATGTGCAGATTAAGAAAGAATCGACGGAATTGACGGAATACAATGACAGTTTAAGGAAGCTAAAAGATACGTTCCTTGCGACGCTGATTGTAGAAAATAAATCCAACAGAACGATTGAACAGTATAATTTACATCTAACACAGTTTGTAGATTATTTCACTGCAAAAGAAGCAAAAGACATAGATGCAACCGATATTAGGGGATTTCTATATGCGTATAAGCAAAGCAGATGCATATCGAATTTATCATTAAACAATAAGCGATCAGCAATATCCTCGTTTTTTAGTTGGCTGGCTGATGAGGAGTACATTGACAAAGATCCAACTCGAAAAATTAAGAAAATCAAAGTAACAAAGAAAAAGAAGAATGCGTTTACAGCTGATGAAATGGAACGTATGCGTATAGCATGTACGGATATTCGTGATCGGGCGTTGATAGAGATGTTAGCATGTACAGGATGTCGTGTGTCGGAGCTAAGTAATATAAGTTTGAACGACGTAGATTTTTTGAGAAAGAAAGTACGAATTGTAGGGAAAGGAGATAAAGAGAGGACGGTATTCATTTCAGATACCGCTATGATTTATCTCAACAGATACTTAGAAACAAGGCAAGATAATAATGTTGCTCTGTTTACATCTAAGAGATTCCCTTATGATCGATTGCAAAAGGATGGAATTGAACGAGTAGTAAGAGACCTTGGAAGAATGTGCAATGTGTATGCACATCCGCACAAATTTAGACGAACATTATGCACAAACCTCATAATGAGAGGGATGCCATTGCAGAATGTTGCGATATTAATGGGGCATGCCGACATTAATATGACAGCTGGAACTTATTATGATGCATCAGACCAAATGATAGAGTATGAATATATTCGTTATGCAGCTTAA
- a CDS encoding Ig-like domain-containing protein, with protein sequence MSVKTVQATINGQTYTLTFNSSTGKYEATVTAPSKSSYNQSGHYYGVTVKATDEAGNTITKDATDSTLGSSLQLKVKEKVAPVIAIVSPTSGSYSANNKPVITWKVTDTDSGVNPSTIGITLDSGTKVTGDAITKTAITGGYQCTYTPTTALSDGSHTIKLDARDYDGNAAATSSTSFKVDTVPPVLTLSSPTDKLITNQTACTVKGKTNDATSSPVTVTVKLNSLAAEAVTVGSDGSFSKALTLAVGTNTITVVVTDGAGKTTTITRTVTLDTTAPVIKSVTLTPNPVDAGKTFIISVEVTD encoded by the coding sequence GTGTCAGTAAAAACAGTACAAGCGACTATTAACGGTCAAACATATACACTGACTTTTAATAGTTCAACCGGCAAATATGAAGCTACGGTAACAGCTCCGTCGAAGAGTTCATACAATCAGAGTGGACATTATTACGGAGTAACGGTTAAGGCAACCGATGAGGCAGGAAACACAATCACAAAAGATGCAACCGACAGTACGTTAGGATCATCACTGCAATTAAAGGTAAAAGAGAAGGTCGCTCCAGTTATTGCAATCGTGTCTCCAACGTCCGGATCATATTCGGCAAACAACAAGCCTGTAATTACTTGGAAGGTAACCGATACCGATTCTGGTGTTAATCCATCAACAATCGGTATCACGCTAGACAGTGGTACTAAGGTAACAGGCGATGCAATAACTAAGACTGCGATCACAGGCGGATACCAGTGTACATATACACCAACGACAGCGTTGTCCGATGGAAGCCATACAATCAAATTGGATGCAAGAGATTATGACGGAAACGCAGCAGCTACAAGCTCAACATCGTTTAAGGTAGATACAGTTCCACCTGTATTAACATTGTCCAGCCCAACGGATAAACTTATTACAAATCAAACTGCTTGCACAGTAAAAGGTAAAACCAACGATGCAACAAGCAGTCCTGTCACGGTAACAGTTAAACTTAATTCTTTAGCAGCAGAAGCAGTCACAGTTGGAAGCGATGGAAGTTTCAGCAAGGCCCTTACTCTTGCAGTAGGTACAAACACAATTACCGTTGTTGTAACCGATGGTGCTGGTAAGACAACGACAATAACACGTACCGTTACGTTAGACACAACCGCACCTGTGATCAAGAGTGTTACATTGACACCGAACCCAGTCGATGCTGGCAAAACATTTATCATATCCGTTGAAGTAACGGACTAG
- a CDS encoding PF13754 domain-containing protein — protein MVVRLEGNVNGESVILTRSADSLDLWKSVIPATLNGRYVIGLTAYDEAGNVSSYSTYILTVDLKALRVSLKPFDLYATLHNEK, from the coding sequence ATGGTAGTTCGACTAGAGGGGAATGTAAACGGAGAGTCAGTGATCTTAACTAGATCCGCTGACTCTTTAGATTTATGGAAGTCCGTTATACCAGCCACATTAAACGGCAGGTATGTAATCGGATTAACTGCATATGATGAGGCAGGGAATGTAAGTAGCTATTCTACATACATACTTACAGTAGATCTGAAAGCATTAAGAGTTTCACTGAAGCCTTTTGATTTGTATGCAACCTTGCACAACGAGAAATAA